The Glycine soja cultivar W05 chromosome 6, ASM419377v2, whole genome shotgun sequence genome has a window encoding:
- the LOC114416702 gene encoding 3-ketoacyl-CoA synthase 11-like, translated as MAEAKPDTPLMPPPLRNLPDFKKSVKLKYVKLGYHYLITHGMYLFLSPLVVLIAAQLSSFSLEDLHVIWENLQYNLISVIVCSTLIVFLSTLYIMTRPRPVYLVNFSCYKPEEARKCSKKIFMDQSRKSGFFTEETLEFQRKILERAGLGESTYFPEAVLNDPPNPSMKEARKEAEAVMFGAIDELFAKTSVKPKDIGILIVNCSLFCPTPSLSAMIINHYKLRGNIKSLNLGGMGCSAGLISIDLAKDLLQVHPNSYALVVSTENITLNWYSGNDRSKLVSNCLFRMGGAAILLSNKGSDRRRSKYQLVDTVRTNKGSDDKCFGCVVQEEDSSGKIGVTLSRDLMAVAGHALKTNITTLGPLVLPMSEQLLFFATLVGKKLFKMKIKPYIPDFKLAFEHFCIHAGGRAVLDELEKNLQLSTWHMEPSRMTLYRFGNTSSSSLWYELAYTEAKGRIRKGDRTWQIAFGSGFKCNSAVWKALRTINSAKEKNPWMDEIHKFPVEVPRISPL; from the coding sequence ATGGCAGAGGCAAAACCAGACACACCGTTGATGCCACCACCATTGCGGAACCTTCCAGATTTCAAGAAGTCCGTGAAATTGAAGTATGTGAAGCTTGGTTATCATTACCTCATCACACATGGCATGTACCTCTTTCTTTCCCCTCTGGTGGTGCTCATTGCTGCACAGCTCTCGAGCTTCTCCCTTGAAGATCTCCATGTCATTTGGGAGAATCTACAATACAATTTGATATCTGTTATTGTGTGCTCCACTCTCATTGTATTTTTGTCCACCCTATACATTATGACTCGTCCACGGCCCGTGTACCTTGTAAATTTCTCTTGTTACAAGCCGGAAGAAGCTCGCAAATGCTCAAAGAAGATATTCATGGACCAGTCCCGGAAGAGTGGTTTTTTCACAGAGGAAACTCTTGAATTCCAGCGAAAGATTCTTGAGAGGGCTGGCCTTGGGGAAAGCACTTACTTTCCTGAGGCTGTTCTCAATGATCCTCCCAACCCCTCAATGAAAGAGGCAAGAAAAGAGGCTGAAGCTGTTATGTTTGGTGCAATAGATGAGCTGTTTGCAAAGACTTCTGTGAAACCTAAGGACATTGGAATTCTGATTGTGAATTGCAGCCTCTTTTGCCCCACGCCATCACTTTCGGCAATGATTATCAATCATTATAAGCTTAGAGGGAACATAAAGAGCCTCAACCTTGGTGGAATGGGATGCAGTGCAGGCCTCATTTCAATTGATCTTGCTAAGGACCTTCTCCAAGTCCACCCCAATTCTTATGCATTGGTTGTTAGCACCGAGAACATCACTTTGAATTGGTACTCTGGGAATGACCGATCGAAGCTTGTTTCCAATTGTTTGTTCCGTATGGGAGGGGCTGCCATTCTGCTTTCTAACAAAGGCTCTGATAGGAGGAGATCAAAATACCAGCTGGTTGACACCGTTCGCACTAATAAGGGTTCTGATGACAAGTGCTTTGGCTGCGTTGTCCAAGAGGAAGATTCCAGTGGCAAGATTGGTGTTACTTTGTCAAGAGATTTGATGGCAGTTGCTGGTCATGCTTTGAAAACCAACATCACCACATTGGGGCCTCTTGTCCTTCCAATGTCTGAACAGCTCCTGTTCTTCGCCACATTGGTTGGGAAGAAGCTTTTCAAGATGAAGATCAAGCCTTATATTCCAGACTTCAAGCTAGCTTTTGAGCACTTTTGCATCCATGCCGGAGGCAGAGCCGTGTTGGATGAACTGGAGAAGAACTTGCAGCTGTCCACTTGGCATATGGAGCCATCAAGGATGACGCTTTACCGTTTTGGCAACACCTCCAGCAGTTCTCTTTGGTATGAATTGGCTTACACAGAAGCCAAAGGGAGGATCAGAAAGGGTGACAGAACATGGCAGATAGCATTCGGTTCCGGATTCAAGTGCAACAGTGCAGTGTGGAAGGCTCTCAGGACCATCAACTCTGCGAAGGAGAAGAACCCTTGGATGGATGAGATCCACAAGTTCCCAGTTGAAGTTCCAAGGATTTCGCCTCTCTAA
- the LOC114416002 gene encoding uncharacterized protein LOC114416002, with protein MKIDSFLIQQNFTKCTTKHGVYVRNTNSGEFLIICLYVDDLLVTGSSKEDIIVFKGRIMDEFEMSDLGELSYFLGIEFVSTSKGIFMHQKKYAEDILKRFNMMDCNSVITPTETGIKLQIDGDEKEVNPTLYKQIVGSLRYLCNTRPDIAYYVVLISRFMEKPKTPHFLAAKRILRYVKGTLDLGILYPYSQKNIEGEVFGYSDSDWCGDKDDRKSIAGYVFKFGTSPISWCSKKQSVVALSTCEAEYIAAAMAACQALWLEALMEELNLRNCSPMRLLMDNKSAIDLAKHPVAHGRSKHIETKFHFLRDQVNKEKLELEFCRSEDQVADILTKPLKSIKFNELRDKLGVTSLTNLN; from the coding sequence ATGAAAATTGATAGCTTCCTAATCCAGCAGAATTTCACCAAGTGCACTACTAAGCATGGAGTCTATGTCAGAAACACAAATTCTGGTGAGTTTTTGATAATATGTCTCTATGTAGATGATTTGCTAGTGACTGGCAGTAGTAAAGAAGATATAATAGTGTTCAAAGGAAGAATAATGGATGAATTTGAGATGTCTGATCTTGGTGAACTATCATACTTCCTGGGTATTGAATTTGTTTCTACCAGTAAAGggattttcatgcatcaaaagaaGTATGCAGAAGACATCCTAAAGAGGTTCAATATGATGGATTGCAATTCTGTTATCACACCAACTGAAACTGGAATTAAGCTGCAAATAGATGGCGATGAGAAAGAAGTTAATCCTACCTTGTACAAGCAAATTGTAGGCTCATTGAGGTACCTATGTAACACCAGACCTGATATTGCCTATTATGTTGTGTTGATAAGCAGGTTTATGGAGAAACCAAAGACACCTCACTTCTTGGCAGCAAAGAGGATTCTGAGGTATGTGAAAGGAACATTGGATCTTGGCATTTTATATCCTTACAGTCAGAAGAATATAGAAGGAGAAGTGTTTGGTTATAGTGATTCAGATTGGTGTGGTGATAAGGATGACAGGAAAAGCATTGCTGGGtatgttttcaaatttggaaCATCACCAATCTCTTGGTGCTCAAAGAAGCAGAGTGTAGTTGCTTTGTCAACATGTGAAGCAGAATATATTGCTGCTGCTATGGCAGCCTGTCAAGCTCTATGGCTGGAAGCTTTAATGGAAGAGCTAAACTTGAGAAATTGCAGTCCTATGAGGTTGTTGATGGATAACAAATCAGCAATTGATTTAGCTAAGCATCCTGTGGCACATGGCAGGAGTAAACATATTGAAACCAAGTTTCATTTCCTGCGTGATCAAGTGAATAAGGAGAAGCTTGAATTAGAGTTTTGCAGGTCTGAAGATCAAGTTGCAGACATActaactaagccattgaagtctaTCAAGTTCAATGAATTGAGAGACAAGTTAGGAGTGACATCCTTGACAAATCTGAATTAA